A stretch of bacterium DNA encodes these proteins:
- a CDS encoding aspartate carbamoyltransferase catalytic subunit, with protein MKWTKKDLLDLESLNREEISMVLDTARSFREILDRPVKKVPILRGKTVVNMFFEPSTRTSASFDMAAKRLMADTVNISPKTSAVQKGETLLDTARNLEAMKIDLVVIRHMSSGAPHFLASRIKSGVINAGDGQHAHPTQGLLDMFTMREKRGQLEGLNVLIVGDVTHSRVARSNIHGLIKMGARVSVCGPSTLIPMGIQDLGVKVYYDLDKAMAEADVVNVLRLQLERQKKGLLPSLREYSQLFCVTEDRLKKAKPGITVMHPGPMNRGVEIEPAVADGASSVILDQVTNGVAVRMAVLYLLSGGEGSLSEAIKKEA; from the coding sequence ATGAAGTGGACTAAAAAAGACCTTTTGGACCTGGAGTCATTGAACCGGGAAGAGATCTCCATGGTCCTGGACACCGCCCGCAGCTTCAGGGAGATCCTGGACCGTCCGGTTAAAAAAGTTCCGATCCTGCGGGGCAAGACAGTGGTCAACATGTTCTTTGAGCCCTCCACCCGGACCTCGGCCAGCTTCGATATGGCCGCCAAGCGGCTGATGGCCGACACCGTCAACATCTCGCCCAAGACCTCGGCCGTCCAGAAGGGCGAGACCCTTTTGGACACCGCCCGCAACCTGGAAGCCATGAAGATAGACCTGGTGGTCATCCGCCACATGTCCTCCGGCGCGCCGCACTTTTTGGCCAGCCGGATCAAATCCGGGGTGATCAACGCCGGCGACGGGCAGCACGCCCACCCTACCCAGGGGCTGCTGGACATGTTCACCATGCGGGAAAAGAGGGGCCAGTTGGAGGGCCTGAACGTCCTGATCGTGGGCGACGTCACCCATTCCCGGGTGGCCCGCTCCAACATCCACGGACTGATCAAGATGGGGGCCAGGGTCTCGGTCTGCGGGCCGTCCACCCTGATCCCGATGGGCATCCAGGATCTGGGCGTCAAGGTCTATTACGACCTGGACAAGGCCATGGCCGAGGCCGATGTGGTCAACGTCCTGCGCCTGCAGCTGGAACGCCAGAAGAAGGGGCTGCTGCCCTCCCTGCGCGAATACTCCCAGCTGTTCTGCGTCACCGAAGACAGGCTGAAAAAGGCCAAGCCCGGCATCACCGTAATGCATCCCGGGCCCATGAACCGGGGGGTGGAGATCGAGCCGGCGGTGGCCGACGGAGCAAGCTCTGTCATCCTGGACCAGGTGACCAACGGGGTGGCGGTGCGGATGGCCGTGCTTTATCTACTGAGCGGAGGCGAGGGTTCGCTTTCGGAAGCCATTAAGAAGGAGGCATAA
- a CDS encoding dihydroorotase, which yields MKELKIQKTEGRIIIKNGRVIDPANKRDEVTDIVLNDGKIESIGKAGDPDPKAQVIDATGLIITPGLFDMHVHFREPGREDEETIETGSRAAAAGGFTGVACMPNTTPVVENQGIVQLVKSRQTAYCGIYPVGAVTKGLECQELAEMGDMFHAGAVAVSDDGKPVTNSNLMRRALDYCRMFDIPVISHCEDTFLSADGAMNEGALATRLGLRGIPNAAESSMAYRDAQLAALTGGRLHIAHVSCAETVDVVRQAKRRGIKITAETCPHYFTLTEEAVKGYNEMTRVNPPLRGKADVQAILEGLKDGTIDCIVTDHAPHSHEEKEVEFDQAPTGMIGLETSLGLCWTNLVETGVLTPSQLVEKMSLNPRGILKIGNNKLEIGKPADLTIFDPKAKWTVEPEEFFSKSRNTPFKGFNLTGKTVMTVLEGNIIRS from the coding sequence ATGAAAGAACTTAAAATCCAGAAAACAGAAGGCAGAATAATCATCAAGAACGGGCGGGTGATAGATCCGGCCAACAAGCGGGACGAGGTCACCGACATCGTTCTCAATGATGGAAAGATAGAGAGCATCGGCAAAGCCGGTGATCCCGATCCCAAGGCCCAGGTGATAGACGCAACGGGATTGATCATCACCCCGGGATTGTTTGACATGCACGTTCATTTCCGGGAACCGGGACGGGAGGACGAGGAGACCATCGAGACCGGATCGCGGGCCGCGGCCGCCGGAGGCTTTACCGGGGTGGCCTGCATGCCCAACACCACGCCGGTGGTGGAGAACCAGGGGATAGTCCAGCTGGTCAAATCGCGCCAGACCGCCTACTGCGGTATCTACCCTGTCGGCGCCGTCACCAAGGGGCTGGAATGCCAGGAGCTGGCCGAGATGGGCGACATGTTCCACGCCGGAGCGGTGGCGGTCTCGGACGACGGCAAGCCGGTCACCAACTCCAACCTGATGCGCCGGGCCCTGGATTACTGCCGGATGTTCGACATCCCGGTGATCTCCCACTGCGAGGACACCTTCCTCTCGGCCGACGGGGCCATGAACGAGGGGGCTTTGGCCACCAGGCTGGGCCTGCGGGGCATACCCAACGCCGCCGAAAGTTCCATGGCCTACCGCGACGCCCAACTGGCGGCCCTGACCGGAGGCCGGCTGCACATTGCCCATGTCTCCTGCGCCGAGACGGTGGATGTGGTCCGCCAGGCCAAGCGCCGGGGCATCAAGATCACCGCCGAGACCTGCCCCCACTATTTCACCCTGACCGAGGAGGCGGTAAAGGGATACAACGAGATGACCCGGGTCAATCCCCCGCTGCGGGGCAAGGCCGACGTTCAGGCAATATTAGAGGGATTGAAGGACGGCACCATCGACTGCATCGTCACCGACCATGCCCCCCACTCCCACGAGGAAAAGGAGGTGGAGTTCGACCAGGCCCCCACCGGGATGATAGGGCTGGAGACATCTCTGGGTCTCTGCTGGACCAATTTGGTGGAGACCGGCGTCCTGACGCCGTCGCAGCTGGTGGAAAAAATGTCGCTCAATCCCCGGGGCATTTTAAAAATCGGGAACAATAAATTGGAAATCGGGAAACCGGCCGACCTGACCATCTTTGATCCCAAAGCCAAGTGGACGGTGGAGCCGGAGGAATTCTTCTCCAAGAGCCGCAATACCCCGTTCAAGGGATTCAACCTGACCGGAAAGACAGTGATGACGGTGCTGGAGGGGAATATAATCAGGTCATAG
- a CDS encoding prohibitin family protein — protein MLFIFSLVVFGLALYSLVSANSKLKQYNETFRQGRTISLLLAVIFGLIAFTRFLTVIPAGNVGVVDFFGSVSDKTLRSGINFRNPFARITKMSIKTQQAYEDMEVPSKEGLTIKISISALYHLDPEKAAEVYKTVGPNYEEVILRPQFRSVCRGVTAGYEAKALYTSQREVLAKTIYEDLVKLVAARGVIVESTPLRNIDLPRKVTDAIEDKLKAEQESQRMEFILTKEKQEAERKRIEARGISDFQNIVAQGISEPLLRWKGIEATEKLASSPNAKVVIIGSGKDGLPVILDTK, from the coding sequence ATGCTGTTCATCTTTTCGCTGGTGGTGTTCGGGCTCGCCCTGTATTCCCTGGTCTCGGCCAACAGCAAGCTAAAGCAATACAACGAGACCTTCCGGCAGGGTCGCACCATTTCCCTTCTGCTGGCGGTTATTTTCGGACTGATAGCCTTCACCAGGTTCCTGACCGTGATCCCGGCCGGAAATGTGGGCGTGGTGGACTTCTTCGGCAGCGTCTCGGACAAGACCCTGAGATCCGGGATCAACTTCCGCAACCCCTTTGCCAGGATAACCAAGATGTCCATCAAGACCCAGCAGGCCTACGAGGACATGGAGGTGCCGTCCAAGGAGGGCCTGACCATCAAGATCTCCATCAGTGCCCTGTATCACCTGGACCCGGAAAAGGCGGCCGAGGTCTACAAGACGGTCGGTCCCAATTACGAGGAAGTGATCCTAAGGCCCCAGTTCCGCTCGGTCTGCCGGGGGGTGACCGCCGGTTACGAGGCCAAGGCCCTCTATACCTCCCAGCGCGAGGTGTTGGCCAAGACCATCTACGAGGACCTGGTGAAGCTGGTGGCGGCCCGGGGGGTGATAGTGGAAAGCACTCCGCTACGAAACATCGACCTGCCCCGCAAGGTGACCGATGCCATAGAGGACAAGCTAAAGGCCGAGCAGGAGAGCCAGAGGATGGAGTTCATACTGACCAAGGAGAAACAGGAGGCCGAGCGCAAAAGGATCGAGGCCCGGGGCATCTCCGACTTCCAGAACATAGTGGCCCAGGGCATCTCCGAGCCGCTGCTGCGCTGGAAGGGGATCGAGGCCACCGAGAAGCTGGCTTCTTCGCCCAACGCCAAGGTGGTCATCATAGGCTCGGGCAAGGACGGCCTACCGGTGATACTGGACACAAAATAA